From the Lathyrus oleraceus cultivar Zhongwan6 chromosome 4, CAAS_Psat_ZW6_1.0, whole genome shotgun sequence genome, one window contains:
- the LOC127135626 gene encoding DEAD-box ATP-dependent RNA helicase 31 translates to MHLVAPLDKHFPLLYAILKEHIADDVDYKVLVFCTTAMVTRLVADLLGELNLNVREIHSRKPQSYRTRVSDEFRKSKGLILVTSDVSARGVDYPDVTLVVQVGLPADREQYIHRLGRTGRRGKEGQGILLLAPWEEFFLATAKDLPIGKAPVPSVDPDTKKKVERALSNVEMKNKEAAYQAWLGYYNSNKKVGKDKYRLVELANEFSRCMGLDSPPAIPKLVLGKMGLKNISGLRSK, encoded by the exons ATGCATTTAGTTGCACCATTAGACAAGCATTTCCCTTTACTCTATGCTATTCTGAAGGAGCACATTGCAGATGATGTTGACTACAAG GTTCTTGTTTTCTGCACAACCGCTATGGTCACAAGACTTGTTGCTGATCTCCTTGGGGAGTTGAACTTGAATGTGAGAGAAATCCATTCAAGAAAGCCTCAAAGTTACAGAACCAGAGTTTCTGATGAATTCCGGAAGTCAAAGGGTCTCATCTTGGTTACTTCGGATGTATCTGCACGTGGAGTTGATTATCCAGATGTTACTCTTGTTGTACAG GTTGGTCTACCGGCTGATAGAGAACAATATATACATCGACTAGGTAGAACGGGGCGAAGAGGAAAAGAAGGGCAGGGCATACTGCTACTAGCTCCTTGGGAAGAGTTCTTTTTAGCTACTGCAAAAGATTTACCTATTGGGAAAGCTCCGGTCCCTTCAGTTGATCCTGACACTAAGAAAAAG GTGGAAAGGGCTCTATCCAATGTGGAGATGAAAAATAAAGAAGCAGCATATCAGGCATGGCTTGGTTACTACAACTCTAACAAGAAAGTGGGGAAAGATAAGTATAGGTTAGTGGAGCTTGCAAATGAGTTCAGTCGATGCATGGGGCTTGATAGCCCTCCAGCTATTCCTAAGCTTGTCCTTGGCAAGATGGGTCTTAAAAATATCTCTGGTTTACGTTCCAAATAG